A window from Fragaria vesca subsp. vesca linkage group LG5, FraVesHawaii_1.0, whole genome shotgun sequence encodes these proteins:
- the LOC101298224 gene encoding uncharacterized mitochondrial protein ymf11-like yields MHRRLSIFTHKILTNPNYTLTKQTTSFFLSSQFNPRTNRLGLLRVLSYAPLNRRTADPEDPSNLIKEDGVSILSQMWIENFREPDRIVTNLTSYIRRFELWVLAYQKVCADDMGAYMPRSSIQRSALEDLLALRNAVLDGRFRWGARLEFYIKSPKDKTEYESLSKRKIKAILTTTQPSPFQDKLVQEVLLMVLEPIYESRFSQKSFAFRPGRNAHTALRVIRRSFAGYLWYIKGDLSTVLDGMKVGLVINALIRDVRDKKVVDLIKTALVTPVVTSNDDGVVKKKKSRKYQKKRVLAEDEPKPDPYWLETFFGFAPEEVEKLPSWGHCGILSPLLANICLDELDCWMEGKIKEFYHPSKSDVIWNSPEGEAEQGNTSWPEFVPTSGPDKTRKMDYIRYGGHILIGVRGPRADAATLRKQLIEFCDQKYMLKLDSESLPIEHITKGILFLDHVLCRRVVYPTLRYTATGGKIISEKGVGTLLSVTASLKQCIKQFRKLNFLKGDRDPDPQPCFRMFHATQAHTNAQMNKFLSTMVEWYRYADNRKKVVNFCAYILRGSLAKLYAAKYKLRSRAKVYKIGDRNLSRPLKEKKGQSPEYHNLLRMGLVESIDGLQYTRMSLVPETDYTPFPSNWRPEHENALLEYIRLDDPKTLEEQRRCIMDQGLVSPQDYISMLVWNYKKSAVPLDQFTFVKSGSSDIESNEQLLLDSNQDNLENRTIEEEEKGERFCVSQL; encoded by the coding sequence ATGCACCGCCGCCTCTCCATTTTCACCCACAAGATTCTCACTAATCCCAATTATACCCTCACCAAGCAAACCACCTCCTTCTTCCTCTCTTCCCAATTCAATCCGAGAACCAACAGATTAGGGCTACTGCGGGTTCTTTCATATGCGCCGTTGAATCGTCGCACCGCCGATCCCGAAGACCCGTCCAATTTGATCAAGGAGGATGGGGTTTCGATTCTCTCCCAAATGTGGATTGAGAATTTCAGAGAGCCTGATAGGATTGTGACCAATTTGACCTCCTACATTCGGAGATTCGAGCTCTGGGTGCTGGCTTATCAGAAGGTCTGCGCCGACGATATGGGGGCTTATATGCCCCGAAGCTCGATTCAGAGGTCGGCGCTGGAGGACTTGTTGGCACTTAGAAATGCTGTTCTTGATGGTAGGTTTAGGTGGGGAGCTAGGCTTGAGTTTTATATCAAGTCACCTAAGGATAAGACCGAGTACGAGTCTTTGTCTAAGAGGAAGATCAAGGCTATCTTGACCACCACGCAGCCGTCCCCGTTTCAGGATAAGTTGGTTCAGGAGGTGCTATTGATGGTGTTGGAGCCGATATATGAGTCTAGGTTCTCGCAGAAGTCGTTTGCGTTTAGACCCGGGAGAAATGCGCATACTGCGTTGAGGGTGATTAGGAGGAGTTTCGCAGGGTATTTGTGGTATATAAAGGGGGATTTGAGTACAGTGTTGGATGGGATGAAGGTGGGGTTGGTGATTAATGCTCTGATCAGGGATGTGAGGGATAAGAAGGTGGTTGATTTGATTAAAACAGCTTTGGTTACACCGGTGGTTACTAGTAATGATGATGGTGTAGTGAAGAAGAAAAAGTCGAGGAAGTATCAGAAGAAGAGGGTGCTGGCAGAGGATGAACCGAAGCCAGACCCTTATTGGTTGGAGACGTTTTTTGGGTTCGCGCCTGAGGAGGTAGAGAAGCTTCCTTCTTGGGGACATTGTGGGATACTCAGCCCCCTTTTGGCTAATATCTGTCTAGATGAATTGGACTGCTGGATGGAGGGAAAGATTAAGGAGTTTTATCATCCGTCAAAGAGTGATGTCATATGGAATAGCCCGGAAGGCGAGGCAGAACAGGGAAATACGTCTTGGCCTGAATTTGTTCCTACAAGTGGGCCAGATAAGACCAGAAAGATGGATTATATAAGATATGGGGGTCATATTTTGATTGGTGTTCGAGGACCTCGAGCAGATGCCGCCACATTGAGAAAACAGTTGATTGAGTTCTGTGATCAAAAGTATATGCTCAAGCTTGACAGTGAGAGCCTCCCTATAGAACACATTACTAAGGGTATATTGTTTCTTGATCATGTGTTGTGTCGCAGAGTTGTCTACCCAACTCTTCGTTACACTGCTACTGGTGGGAAAATCATTAGTGAGAAGGGTGTAGGCACTCTTTTGTCAGTTACTGCAAGCCTGAAACAGTGCATCAAGCAATTTAGGAAACTGAACTTTTTGAAAGGGGATAGGGATCCTGATCCACAGCCTTGTTTCAGAATGTTTCATGCCACTCAAGCTCATACTAATGCGCAAATGAACAAGTTTCTATCAACAATGGTTGAGTGGTATAGGTATGCAGATAATCGCAAAAAAGTTGTAAACTTTTGTGCTTACATTTTAAGGGGTTCACTTGCAAAGCTCTATGCAGCAAAGTACAAGCTCCGTTCACGTGCAAAGGTGTACAAGATTGGTGATAGGAATCTGAGTCGTCCTTTGAAGGAGAAGAAGGGGCAGTCACCCGAGTACCATAATTTGTTGAGGATGGGTCTTGTTGAGTCAATTGATGGGCTTCAGTATACCAGGATGTCTCTTGTACCTGAGACTGATTACACTCCTTTCCCAAGTAACTGGAGACCTGAACACGAGAATGCATTGCTTGAATATATAAGGCTTGATGATCCAAAAACTTTAGAGGAGCAACGCAGGTGTATCATGGATCAAGGTCTTGTTTCTCCACAGGATTACATCTCAATGCTTGTTTGGAACTACAAGAAAAGTGCTGTTCCGTTGGATCAGTTTACGTTCGTCAAAAGTGGCAGCAGTGACATTGAAAGCAATGAGCAATTGCTGCTTGATTCAAATCAGGATAACCTTGAAAACAGAACTATAGAAGAGGAGGAAAAGGGTGAACGGTTTTGTGTATCACAATTGTAA
- the LOC101291155 gene encoding pentatricopeptide repeat-containing protein At1g63080, mitochondrial-like, producing MMRMMRKGSTKRGMLSSSCLPPTLHNVMALFHLHNFMALFHSQPSNPSTKSAKVFHELLHMRPLPPVACFSQLLSQLARLEHYDLVIPLFKQMGLIGIPPDASTLDILANCYCHLNRAELSFPVLALFFKLGLQPHFTTFTALIHAFLLQTTIHPLNSYPKVDFLDSALNMFHQMLHSRPLPSVVLFNQILTRLVKLKHYSAVIPLFRQMRLRRIVPNVYTLNILMNCYCHLNAMGFGLSIFAQFFKWGLEPIVITFNTLIHGFVLNNQGDEATRVFTKMLEEGDCEPNVVTFSTLIKGFCKTGDCRAAIQLLRKMEEIGCKPNIVSYSTVIDSLCKEASIDEALKLLSEMSSRGITPNVVTYTSLIDGLCKLGHWEEATRLLDQMLSKSVSPNVLTFSVLVDTLCKAGMVVKAKNVVEMMMQRHIEPDTVTYSSLMDGYCMRGEMDHARQVFDHMISKGSMVNVHSCSILINGYCKVKEVDKANEIFKEMRRMELVPDTITYTTLIDGFCKAGRIQEAEKLFSEMQGCGRLPNVQTYAVLLDGLCKNQQLSTAIELLKEMEADKLEVNIVVYSVVIDGLCKAGKMESARDLFCGLSSKGIQHDVITYNIMIQGLCHHGFLAEAEKLLREMGRKGCFPDGFTYNTIIRGLLNNNLTSWAVELIHEMVDWGFSADASTLELIAGLLSKDIVHPALLPLMKDP from the coding sequence ATGATGAGGATGATGCGCAAAGGCAGCACAAAAAGAGGTATGCTTTCTTCTTCTTGTCTTCCCCCTACTCTCCACAATGTCATGGCATTGTTTCATCTCCACAATTTCATGGCCTTGTTCCATTCTCAACCCTCAAACCCTTCTACCAAATCAGCGAAGGTGTTCCATGAATTGCTTCACATGCGTCCTCTCCCTCCTGTCGCCTGCTTCAGCCAACTCTTGTCTCAACTCGCCAGATTGGAGCATTATGATTTAGTCATTCCTCTTTTTAAACAAATGGGTCTCATCGGAATCCCCCCTGATGCTTCTACCCTCGACATTCTCGCTAACTGCTACTGTCATCTGAATCGAGCCGAGTTGAGTTTCCCTGTTTTGGCACTCTTCTTTAAACTGGGTCTCCAACCACATTTCACCACCTTCACCGCTCTCATCCACGCCTTTCTTCTTCAAACAACCATACACCCCTTGAACTCATACCCCAAAGTCGATTTTCTTGACTCGGCCTTGAACATGTTCCATCAAATGCTTCACTCACGTCCTCTGCCTTCGGTTGTCCTTTTCAATCAAATATTGACTCGACTTGTCAAATTGAAGCATTACTCTGCTGTCATCCCTCTCTTTCGACAAATGCGTCTGCGTCGAATCGTTCCCAATGTCTATACTCTTAACATTCTGATGAATTGCTATTGCCATTTGAATGCAATGGGTTTCGGCTTGTCTATCTTTGCCCAATTCTTCAAATGGGGTCTTGAACCAATTGTCATTACCTTCAACACTCTCATCCACGGCTTTGTTCTCAACAATCAAGGTGATGAGGCTACACGCGTTTTCACCAAAATGCTGGAGGAAGGTGACTGTGAGCCCAATGTGGTTACATTCAGCACACTTATAAAGGGGTTTTGCAAGACGGGGGACTGCCGTGCAGCCATTCAGTTGCTTAGGAAGATGGAAGAAATAGGGTGCAAGCCTAACATAGTTTCCTACAGCACCGTCATCGACAGCCTTTGCAAGGAAGCATCAATTGATGAAGCATTGAAGCTCTTGTCAGAAATGAGCAGCAGGGGTATTACCCCTAATGTTGTCACTTACACCTCACTGATTGACGGACTTTGCAAGCTGGGTCATTGGGAAGAAGCTACAAGGTTGCTGGATCAAATGCTGAGTAAAAGTGTCTCCCCAAATGTCCTCACCTTCAGTGTCTTGGTTGATACACTTTGTAAGGCAGGGATGGTAGTAAAAGCCAAAAATGTGGTTGAAATGATGATGCAAAGACATATTGAGCCTGATACAGTTACATACAGTTCCCTTATGGATGGTTACTGCATGCGAGGAGAAATGGACCATGCAAGACAAGTTTTTGATCATATGATTAGCAAAGGCTCTATGGTTAACGTCCATAGTTGTAGCATATTGATTAACGGATATTGCAAGGTTAAAGAGGTTGATAAGGCTAACGAGATTTTCAAGGAAATGCGTCGTATGGAACTAGTTCCAGATACAATTACTTATACCACACTTATTGATGGTTTTTGCAAAGCTGGGAGAATTCAAGAAGCTGAAAAGCTATTCTCTGAGATGCAAGGCTGTGGCCGGCTTCCAAATGTTCAAACTTACGCTGTTTTACTTGATGGCCTGTGTAAGAATCAGCAACTTTCTACGGCAATAGAATTGCTTAAAGAGATGGAAGCCGACAAATTGGAAGTTAATATTGTAGTTTACTCTGTTGTTATTGACGGTTTGTGCAAAGCTGGAAAAATGGAATCTGCAAGAGATCTCTTCTGTGGTTTGTCATCAAAAGGCATTCAGCATGATGTGATTACATACAATATAATGATTCAGGGACTTTGTCATCATGGATTTTTAGCTGAAGCAGAAAAGTTGCTGAGGGAAATGGGAAGGAAAGGATGTTTTCCAGACGGTTTCACTTATAACACCATTATCCGAGGGTTGTTAAATAACAATCTGACATCATGGGCTGTGGAACTTATTCACGAAATGGTGGATTGGGGTTTCTCTGCAGATGCATCAACTTTGGAATTGATTGCCGGTTTATTGTCTAAGGATATAGTACATCCAGCATTGTTGCCGCTGATGAAAGATCCATGA
- the LOC101291441 gene encoding uncharacterized protein LOC101291441, with translation MIRGHQWGPPCNHECTHKYSTLMQIPWRVFCKKGCDADGETWEQCLEECTEICYKDPVLKDQQWSACIDRSPGVERYSEECFHACVSGCGYKFDKPPDIADKVRPNRPPKPPPVPKPASPLVESKATSEDILGTSA, from the exons ATGATACGGGGGCATCAATGGGGTCCTCCCTGCAATCACGAATGCACGCACAAGTACTCTACTCTTATGCAGATTCCAT GGCGAGTGTTCTGCAAGAAAGGGTGCGACGCTGATGGAGAGACTTGGGAACAAT GCTTGGAGGAGTGCACTGAGATATGTTACAAGGATCCTGTCTTGAAGGATCAACAATGGAGTGCTTGCATTGACCGTTCTCCTGGAGTTGAAAGGTACTCAGAG GAGTGTTTTCACGCTTGCGTATCTGGCTGTGGGTACAAG TTTGATAAACCTCCAGACATAGCTGATAAAGTTCGCCCAAACAGGCCACCTAAGCCTCCCCCTGTACCAAAGCCAGCCTCACCACTTGTTGAATCCAAAGCAACGTCTGAAGACATACTTGGAACTTCCGCATAG
- the LOC101292029 gene encoding putative invertase inhibitor-like, with amino-acid sequence MELALNNASNTLLIIQNLLTSNESLDPFAVVCLKDCLQLYSDGIRTLVDAVGAFLGEQYDNANIWLSAVMQASDTCEEGFKEKEGEVLPSPLTNENYNLFQLCDIALCVGHLLTSDSTMLMRSSAT; translated from the coding sequence ATGGAGCTGGCACTGAACAATGCAAGCAATACGCTTCTGATCATACAGAATTTGTTGACGAGCAACGAAAGTCTAGATCCTTTTGCTGTGGTTTGCTTGAAGGACTGCTTGCAGCTCTATTCGGACGGCATCAGAACCTTGGTCGATGCTGTTGGAGCATTTCTAGGTGAGCAATATGACAACGCCAATATCTGGCTGAGTGCAGTTATGCAAGCATCAGATACATGTGAGGAAGGCTTTAAGGAGAAGGAAGGTGAAGTGTTACCGTCTCCATTGACAAATGAGAATTACAATCTTTTTCAATTATGTGATATTGCACTGTGCGTAGGGCACCTGCTTACCTCAGATTCTACCATGTTGATGAGATCCTCTGCAACTTAA